From a single Opitutaceae bacterium genomic region:
- a CDS encoding MotA/TolQ/ExbB proton channel family protein — MDAFGAVAMQNTATLQSLAPGVSGALLTTVAGLLVAIPSVFGYNYLLSRTRLLITEMENFASSLADRFELESR; from the coding sequence ATGGACGCGTTTGGAGCCGTCGCCATGCAGAACACCGCGACTCTCCAGTCGCTGGCACCGGGTGTCTCCGGTGCGCTTCTGACCACGGTCGCGGGTCTGCTCGTGGCCATCCCGTCGGTTTTCGGCTACAATTACCTGCTCTCGAGGACCCGGCTTCTGATCACGGAAATGGAGAATTTCGCCAGTTCATTGGCTGATCGCTTCGAGCTGGAGTCCCGTTGA
- a CDS encoding PfkB family carbohydrate kinase, which yields MDHRKATLEELQSHRSSISSKHAVLGFDGFVDKIMHVVARRSGPGLDFERMPLITDFGGRITAAAGKSTNMELYPVMEKLGGNGPIMGNALITAGVKTRYVGALGKPAIHPVFHDFAARTDAVSICEPGFTNAVEFEDGKILLGIMASLDEINLESIIAAMGEGAFIDMISRADLISLVNWTMIPQMTRLFSELLDRVLPILPPRDQRIFFFDLADPEKRSIGDLQTALRTISRFHPFGTVTLGLNLKEALQVAAALNFPEPRTDKDGLKALASRIRQELQIGTVVVHPTDAAACATRDDSWWVPGPFTSKPKITTGAGDHFNAGFVTGQLLKLSPTACLAMGVSFSGYYVRTAKSPGLNDVDGFLRTWQSEA from the coding sequence ATGGATCATCGGAAAGCCACCCTCGAGGAACTCCAATCTCACCGCAGCTCGATCTCATCGAAGCATGCCGTTCTCGGTTTCGACGGATTCGTCGACAAGATCATGCATGTGGTCGCGCGGCGGTCCGGCCCCGGGCTCGATTTCGAGAGGATGCCGCTGATCACGGATTTCGGCGGGCGGATCACGGCCGCTGCCGGGAAGAGCACCAATATGGAACTCTACCCCGTGATGGAAAAGCTCGGAGGAAACGGTCCGATCATGGGCAACGCCCTGATCACCGCCGGCGTCAAGACGCGCTACGTCGGCGCTCTCGGCAAGCCGGCCATCCATCCGGTCTTTCACGACTTCGCCGCCCGCACCGATGCGGTCTCCATCTGCGAGCCCGGCTTTACCAATGCGGTCGAATTCGAGGACGGCAAGATCCTCCTCGGGATCATGGCCAGCCTTGATGAGATCAATCTCGAGTCCATCATTGCCGCGATGGGCGAAGGTGCCTTCATCGACATGATCTCCCGGGCGGATCTGATCTCGTTGGTCAACTGGACGATGATTCCGCAGATGACCCGGCTTTTCTCCGAGCTTCTGGACCGGGTGCTTCCGATTCTGCCCCCGCGCGACCAGCGCATCTTCTTTTTCGACCTGGCCGATCCCGAAAAACGGTCGATCGGAGATCTCCAGACCGCCCTGCGGACAATCAGCCGTTTCCACCCCTTCGGGACCGTCACCCTGGGCCTCAACCTCAAGGAGGCCCTTCAGGTCGCCGCCGCCCTCAATTTCCCGGAACCCCGAACCGACAAGGATGGCCTCAAGGCGCTTGCTTCGAGGATACGCCAGGAACTGCAGATCGGCACCGTGGTGGTTCATCCCACCGACGCGGCGGCTTGCGCCACCCGTGACGATTCCTGGTGGGTTCCAGGCCCCTTCACCAGCAAACCAAAGATCACCACCGGGGCCGGCGACCACTTCAACGCAGGTTTTGTCACCGGTCAGCTCCTGAAACTCTCGCCAACCGCCTGTCTGGCCATGGGAGTGAGCTTTTCGGGCTATTATGTGCGCACAGCGAAGAGTCCGGGACTGAATGACGTGGACGGATTCCTCAGAACGTGGCAATCTGAAGCCTAA
- the tmk gene encoding dTMP kinase produces the protein MSELKQGILISFEGSEGSGKSTQIEHLVPDLEKKGFDIVVTREPGGTEIGEEIRHLLIHSSSNSEMCPETELLLFAASRAQLVREVILPAIQDGKIVLCDRYLDSTTVYQGAARRVSADPVSMINEFAIGAVVPDLTIILDVPAEMSMSRVRHRASDLPDRMERENIDFYRIVREGYLLLAKSLPERFHVVDGTRTEKEVARSIRNEIKKRFSI, from the coding sequence ATGAGTGAACTAAAGCAGGGCATCCTGATTTCCTTCGAGGGCTCCGAGGGCAGCGGCAAATCGACACAGATCGAGCACCTCGTTCCCGATCTCGAGAAAAAGGGTTTCGATATTGTTGTGACCCGCGAACCGGGTGGCACCGAGATCGGCGAAGAGATCCGACACCTCCTGATTCACAGCAGCAGCAACTCCGAGATGTGCCCGGAGACCGAACTCCTTCTCTTCGCCGCCAGCCGGGCGCAGCTTGTCCGCGAGGTCATCCTGCCCGCCATTCAGGACGGGAAGATCGTCCTGTGCGACCGCTACCTCGACTCCACCACGGTCTATCAGGGGGCGGCACGGCGTGTCTCCGCCGATCCGGTCAGCATGATCAACGAATTCGCCATCGGTGCCGTCGTGCCCGACCTGACCATTATTCTCGACGTCCCTGCCGAGATGAGCATGTCCCGGGTCCGCCATCGTGCTTCCGACCTGCCCGACCGGATGGAGCGCGAGAATATCGATTTCTACCGGATCGTCCGCGAAGGCTACCTCCTGCTGGCCAAGTCACTCCCTGAAAGATTCCACGTGGTTGACGGCACCAGGACGGAAAAGGAAGTCGCGCGATCCATTCGCAATGAGATCAAGAAGCGGTTCTCAATCTGA